One genomic window of Gammaproteobacteria bacterium CG11_big_fil_rev_8_21_14_0_20_46_22 includes the following:
- the tolQ gene encoding protein TolQ, translated as MTWQQPFSHYLNTSSLVVQLVLLILVVASIISWTIIFQRWFALGRAKRANRRFERQILKQANFDDLLALIDKKPKKTQALALIFREGFKEWQRIEHENLSHAEKMDCVMRMMRVHASYEEEELEANLPMLATIGSVSPYIGLFGTVWGIMMSFHSLGGAEQVTISMVAPGISEALIATALGLFAAIPAVVFYNRYAAMVDQIVHRFDIFQDEFVSLLTRKQTQGEKSDAVEHEA; from the coding sequence GTGACTTGGCAGCAACCGTTTTCCCATTATTTAAATACATCGAGCTTAGTGGTTCAGTTGGTTTTGTTGATTTTGGTCGTCGCATCGATTATTTCGTGGACGATTATTTTTCAGCGCTGGTTTGCGCTGGGTCGCGCTAAACGTGCGAACCGCCGTTTCGAGCGTCAAATTTTAAAGCAAGCTAATTTCGATGATCTCTTGGCGCTCATCGATAAAAAACCGAAAAAAACGCAAGCCCTTGCGTTGATCTTTCGTGAAGGTTTTAAAGAGTGGCAACGTATCGAGCATGAAAATTTGTCGCATGCGGAAAAAATGGACTGTGTGATGCGCATGATGCGTGTGCACGCAAGCTATGAAGAAGAAGAGCTAGAGGCAAACTTGCCGATGTTGGCGACCATTGGTTCAGTCAGTCCTTATATTGGTTTGTTCGGTACGGTCTGGGGCATTATGATGTCTTTTCATTCTTTGGGCGGTGCAGAGCAAGTCACGATTTCGATGGTAGCGCCCGGCATTTCTGAAGCGTTGATTGCCACAGCACTCGGCTTGTTCGCAGCGATTCCTGCTGTCGTGTTTTATAATCGCTACGCGGCCATGGTCGATCAAATTGTTCACCGCTTTGATATTTTTCAAGATGAATTTGTCAGTTTATTAACGCGTAAACAAACGCAAGGTGAGAAGAGCGATGCGGTCGAACATGAGGCGTAA
- a CDS encoding Holliday junction branch migration DNA helicase RuvB → MIESDRLITAELSPDDEVVDRAIRPKRLCDYRGQPEVAEQLGIFIEAARKRGDSLDHVLIFGPPGLGKTTLAHIIAYEMGVSLRQTSGPVLEKAGDLAALLTNLEKGDVLFIDEIHRLSPVIEEILYPAMEDCQLDIMIGEGPAARSIKLELPSFTLVGATTKAGNLTSPLRDRFGIVHRLEFYSASDLADIVKRSAHLLKMTMDEGGAHEVARRSRGTPRIANRLLRRVRDYAEVKANGEVCEAVAKAALDMLKVDQEGFDVMDRKILEAVIHKFDGGPVGVESMAAAIGEERGTIEDVIEPYLIQQGFMMRTPRGRVVTARAYAHLGLDAPKRGAELL, encoded by the coding sequence ATGATTGAATCAGACCGACTTATCACAGCCGAGCTTAGCCCAGACGACGAAGTGGTGGATCGCGCCATTCGGCCCAAGCGCTTATGCGATTACCGCGGCCAGCCTGAGGTGGCCGAGCAGCTCGGTATTTTTATCGAGGCGGCGAGAAAGCGCGGCGACTCCTTAGACCATGTTTTGATTTTTGGCCCGCCGGGTTTGGGCAAAACCACGCTCGCACATATTATCGCGTATGAAATGGGGGTGAGCCTTCGCCAAACATCTGGGCCGGTGCTTGAAAAAGCTGGCGACTTGGCCGCGCTTTTGACCAATTTGGAAAAAGGTGATGTTTTATTTATCGACGAAATTCACCGCTTAAGCCCCGTGATCGAAGAGATTTTATACCCTGCCATGGAAGATTGTCAGTTGGATATCATGATCGGCGAGGGGCCTGCGGCGCGTTCGATCAAACTTGAGCTGCCTTCATTCACCTTGGTGGGCGCAACCACAAAAGCGGGCAACTTAACGTCACCTTTGCGCGATCGCTTTGGTATCGTGCACCGCTTGGAATTTTATTCAGCGAGCGATTTGGCGGATATCGTCAAACGCTCGGCGCATTTATTGAAGATGACCATGGATGAAGGTGGTGCGCACGAAGTGGCACGTCGTTCGCGCGGCACACCGCGCATCGCTAATCGCTTACTGCGCCGTGTGCGTGATTACGCGGAAGTCAAAGCCAATGGCGAAGTCTGTGAGGCAGTGGCTAAAGCGGCCTTGGATATGCTCAAGGTTGACCAGGAAGGTTTTGATGTGATGGATCGCAAGATCTTGGAAGCCGTGATCCATAAATTCGACGGCGGCCCCGTGGGCGTCGAGAGTATGGCGGCGGCTATTGGTGAAGAGCGCGGCACCATCGAGGATGTGATCGAGCCGTATTTGATTCAGCAAGGTTTTATGATGCGCACTCCAAGAGGGCGTGTGGTCACCGCGCGCGCCTACGCGCATTTGGGCTTGGATGCGCCTAAGCGCGGAGCCGAGTTGCTTTAG
- the tolR gene encoding protein TolR → MRRNRRTRRFMSQINVVPYIDVMLVLLVIFMITAPLMTQGIHVNLPNAKAKVIPLKQHVPIVVSVDRVGHFYVNVSPTPTTPISAENLVNLVAAELAVDREQNTPRPVFVKGDQSVSYGKVVEAMALLQKAGAPSVGLLTRTPDDVPST, encoded by the coding sequence ATGAGGCGTAATCGTCGCACGCGACGGTTCATGTCACAAATCAATGTGGTGCCCTACATCGATGTGATGTTGGTCTTGCTCGTGATTTTTATGATCACCGCGCCACTGATGACACAAGGCATTCATGTCAACTTACCCAATGCAAAAGCCAAGGTGATTCCTTTGAAACAGCATGTGCCAATCGTGGTCTCCGTTGATCGCGTGGGGCATTTTTATGTGAATGTGTCGCCCACGCCAACAACGCCAATTTCTGCGGAAAATCTGGTGAATCTGGTGGCGGCAGAGTTAGCGGTAGATCGAGAACAAAATACGCCTCGACCGGTGTTTGTTAAAGGCGATCAGTCCGTCAGCTATGGCAAGGTGGTGGAAGCGATGGCCCTCCTGCAAAAAGCGGGTGCACCATCAGTGGGTTTGCTAACAAGGACA